The Vidua chalybeata isolate OUT-0048 chromosome 30, bVidCha1 merged haplotype, whole genome shotgun sequence genomic interval AAAATGAGCCCAAAGGAgcccaaaatgaccccaaaatgaccccaaaagagcccaaaatgaccccaaaagaGCCCAAAAGGACCCCAaatgggcagagctgctgttcccaAGCAGGAGTGGGATTCTCCCAGGACAGGGATTTTACTCACAGCAGGATCCTGCAGGCCTCACTGTTGATCCCCCCCATGGAATCGTAGTAGGtgatggtttttttcctgaaatccaCAACctgcacagagaaaaattccttaaaatgggccaaaaaaaaaaaaaaaaatcatgaatcctccccttgaaaaaaaaaaaccaaaaaaaaatccaggataTTTCACAGCAGAGAAGGATTTCCCCCCCAAGAATCCccatttcctgctgtgtttttaatCCCTGAATGTCTAATtagctattattattattattattattattattattattattattaattttatatatattaactATTAATAGAGCATATGTtctatataattatatatttatatattaatttctatattaattattaataattatatatCATTATTAACCAtgataataattatatataatatattatgtatattatatactattatatataatgtataatatTAATACGTGaataatatgtaaatattatatataattatatatttgtatattaattttatattaattaattatgaaTAATTGTATATAATTATTaaccattaaaataattatatataatatattatgtatattaGATACtattatatataatgtatagtattaatatataaataatatataaatattatatataattatatatctatatattaatttttatattaattattaataattatatataattattgaccattataataattatatataacatattatatatattatatactattatatataatatataatattaatatataaatattatatataattatatataggagaaataataattattattatattataatattaataatataataatattaataatactGTTGTTTTATAAtagtaataacaataacaataacaataacaataataataataataatgggCTCACAATAATTTTGCCccattccctcctcctcctcctcctcctcctaataataataataataataataataataataataataataataataataataataataatagtattAGGCTCACAATAATTTTGCCCCATTccctaataataataataataataataataataataataataataataataataataatattggGCTCACAATAATTTTGCCccattccctcctcctcctcctcctcctcctcctcctaataataataataataataataataataataataataataacaacaacaacaatattGGGCTCACAATAACTTTGCCCCACTCCCACCCCATTTGTGCTGGAAATTCTCTCTTTACCATGGAATTCATGAACAATTCAAGCAGGAATTAATGAATTGAGGAGGTTTTTGCTACCAGGGAGCTGAAAATCCCTGCAGGATCCCAGGGGAGGGGACGGgacaaaggaagggaaaagtgaAATATCAGTGGCCTAAATCTCTTTAACAAGAGCCTGTGGCACCAGGAGCTGGTGGGAACGGGGCAATCGGATCTTCCCAAGGGAATAAATTCCCTAAAATGACCTCCAGGCTGAATTTGAGGactaaaaaccccacaaaaaagCTGCTCCTACCTTTGTGTTCCCCTTTAAACTCAGAATCACAAAGACAAAATTTTCCCCCATCAGCATCACCCAAAACCAGAGGAAATCTGGGCCCTGACTCCCAAGGcgaggattttttgggataaCTCCGGACTCACAGCCAGGCACCAGTGCACTCCCAGGTGGATGGGCACCAGGAGCAGATCCACAGAGAAAATATCCACTTTTTTTGTCCACCTTTTCACAGCTTGGTACCCTGCAGTCTTTAATTTGGTGAAGAAAAAGGTGTTGAAGGCGTGGACTGCGGGCAAATCCTTGTCCTTGCTCCTCTCCATCAGCAAATTCATGTAGAAATTGATGatctgggaaaagaaagggaaagcaaacaggatttttgatttttttttttatttttttaaatagattttaatttattttattgcgGCATTTGGATTTGTGTCCCTGCGTAAAGTTAGGGAATAAACGCCCCAAAAGGAAGATTTGcattaaaatctaaaattaaaatctttaaatctaaatttaaaaaaaaaacccaaggtgGGGGTTTTGCAGTAGCTCCACAGTagtaaaatattccagaaaaaaaaaaaaaaccccaaggattTTTAGGAATTTGCCTTTATTTAAGTCTGTATTTAAGATTTACTTGTTTCCCCCTGTTCACATCAatcccatcctcctgctgccatTAACtccccacagaaattaaattatttcccaaattaaattattccccacagaaattaaattattccccacagaaattaaattattccccacagaaattaaattattccccACACAAATTAAGTTATtccccacagaaattaaattattccccacagaaattaaattattccccacacaaattaaattattccccacacaaattaaattatttcccaAATTAAGTTATTccccacagaaattaattattccccacagaaattaaattattccccACAGAAATTAAGTTATtccccacagaaattaaattattccccacagaaattaaattattccccacacaaattaaattatttcccaaattaaattattccccacagaaattaaattattccccacagaaattaaattattccccacagaaattaaattattccccacagaaattaaattattccccACACAAATTAAGTTATtccccacagaaattaaattattccccacagaaattaattattccccacagaaattaaattatttcccaaattaaattattccccacagaaattaaattattccccacagaaattaaattattccccacagaaattaaattatttcccaaattaaattattccccacagaaattaaattattccccacagaaattaaattattccccacagaaattaaattattccccacagaaattaaattatttcccaCACAAATTATTTcccaaattaaattattccccacagaaattaaattattccccacacaaattaaattatttcccaaattaaattattccccacagaaattaaattattccccacagaaattaaattatttcccaaattaaattattccccACACAAATGAAATCCTTTTTAGAATTTCTCTGCtatataatttctatttctaactGGGTTTCCCCcatggattttttcctcccaagccacaaatcccctcccagcacCCAACCCgtccatttttcccctctctcatTTTTTTGCCGCGGAGTTTTTGGAGCGAGGTTTGGGATTTGGCCGGGGGTCTCTGgtgggtttttggggatttggggaggtttttttttttggggttttttttttttttggcaatggTTGGGTTTTCACCTCGTCGTTGAGCCAGTTGAGGTTGTTGAGGGTCTGGATGTCCTTCCTGGTGATGGTGAGGCGGAAAGCCTCGCTCAGCACCTCGTCCTGGTTCCCTCCTCGGAACAGGCTCTTGATTTCCTTCTCCATTTCCTGAGCCGAGGGagaggcacagctccagcttttcccaaatcccccggGATTCCAGCCCACCCCGATCGGCCTCACGCCGCACACCCCACGGGGGGAGGGCACGGGgcatttcccagcatttcccagcatttcccgggatttctcagcatttcccagcatttcctgggatttcccagcatttcccaggatttctcagaatttcccagatttcccagcatttcccaagATTTCCCAGGATTTCTCAGGATTTCCCAAGATTTCTCAGaatttcccagcatttcccagcatttcccaggatttcccagcatttcccagcatttcccagcttttcccagcatttcccagcatttcccagcatttcccggggtttcccagcatttcccaagatttcccaggaatttcccaggatttcccaggaatttcccagcatttcccaggaatttcccagcatttcccagcatttcccaggatttcccagcttttcccagcatttcccggggtttcccagcatttcccagcactcCCGGCCCACCTCGGTGATCTCCGGGAATTCCTCGTCGGGctggccgggccgggcgcgctCCGGGCCCTGCGGCCCCAGGGCCACCGGGATCTCCTTCTCCAGGGGCACGCGCAGGTGCAGATCCACCAGGTCCTGCACGGAGCGCTCGCGCTCCTGGAGCCGCTGCGGCATTCGGGATCagggattggggaaaaaagaggattCAGGACCAgtaaaactgggaaaaaaaaccttttgggGTTGTGGGATTTAACCCTTCCAGAGCCACCCTGTCCCCAATGCCACATCCgtgtttttccccccatttccatGGATTCTGACTCATTTGAGCACCCTCCCGGTGCTTCCTGTAATTTCCAATCTGGGACAacattccttcttttccttgccGTTTATCTTTATGGGAAGAAcaaaagcctaaaaaaaaagttgatttctcctctttttcaactttttttttcccccgatTTTCCCAGTCCAGGGTGTTTTTCCATGTAATTCTCAcctggctctggagctgcagggccagAGCTTTCTGCTCCTCTATTTGCCTCCACCTCTCTCTGGCTCGGGAATCATAGACACTGGTCctagaaaaatcagaattttaatggagaaatggatttaaaaaaaaaaaaaacaacagggttttttcaattttccaccccaaaaatcccaggaaaagccaGCAGGGAATATTAACTCACAGCTCTTTGATCCATAGCTCGGCATGGAAAAAGGGGGGGCTGcaaagagggagaaaggagggTTGGAAGTgaccaaaaatcccagaatttccCCAGAATTCCCTCATTTCCCAAATTCTCATTGTCCCTCTTCACTGTCACCTCCCCGTgtccctaaaaatccccaaaattccctcatttcccagccctcACCTCGGAGCCGGAGTCCTGGAATCCTTGACCTTGAGCAAAATGACGGAATCTGACcctaaaaatggggaaaattcctGGATTTCTGTTCCCTTCCATTCCTACCCCAAAtaattcccaatcccaaataAAAACCCCGGACTGACCACGGAATTTAAATCCCTTTCCCAGGGTTTGGGATTCTATGGGATTTTGGtttgtgtgggattttttgggggtattttctttgggattttttttttttttaaattaatttcagattttttttttttttggggggtgggttttatttgtggtttggttttctttgaaatgttggtatttttttggggtttttttttgccattttggGGGTTATTTTCCTGGGATTCTCAGGAATCTTCACCTTCGCTCTGTGCCTCAACTCCCGGCTCCTCCTCCCGCTGCTGCGGGGCCGCGGAATTCCGGGGCTGGAACCCCCCAGGAAACCCCGGGGAGGGGCCcagggggggattttgggaattctggggcaGCTCCGGGGAATGTGGAACAGGACCCGGAATTTTGTGAATTTCCAGTGCCTCGGGATCATCCCTGGGAGCctcctgggacagggaggggcCGGAACGGGGACAGCGggagctgcaaaaaaaaaaaaaaaaaaaaacaataattagggaaattcctgggaaaagatgggaaatcTGGGATCTGGGGagaggttttgggatttttttttgggattaGGAAAGAGTTTTTGGagaggtttgggatttgggcacGGTCTTTGGTGGTTTGTCAGGGATTTggagagggttttttgggggtctttgggatcccagcagggattttgggtttctttaGGATCCGAGCAGGTTTTTGGGTTCTTTGGGATCcgagcagggattttggggttctttgggatttgagcagggattttgggtttctttgggaTTTGAGCAGGGATTTCAGGGatctttgggatttggggcaggttttttggggttctttgggattcagggcagggattttgggtttctttgggatccgagcagggattttggggttctttgggatccaagcaggttttttggggttctttgggatTTGGAAAGAGTTTTTTGGAGTTCTTTGGGATCCGAGCAGGTTTTTGGGTTCTTTGGGATCCAagcagggattttgggtttctttgggatccgagcagggattttggggttctttgggatccgagcagggattttggggttctttgggatttgagcagggattttgggtttctttgggaTTTGAGCAGGGATTTCAGGGatctttgggatt includes:
- the SENP1 gene encoding sentrin-specific protease 1, with translation MRMEAREAARARPGPAFKGFGPESKFFLPKLSSFSCPAGNSSCSLSYAPEIPERFPGANGQWRSSKPRGSRGSFLETRKNSSGNSSTFGGKSALHGASFPLKPAPSPSWSRRSPKKAPRRFLSAAEETVREEEREIYRQLLQMVTGKRFSSCKPSPLLPFHLSRCPRSGPSLSQEAPRDDPEALEIHKIPGPVPHSPELPQNSQNPPLGPSPGFPGGFQPRNSAAPQQREEEPGVEAQSEGSDSVILLKVKDSRTPAPSPPFFHAELWIKELTSVYDSRARERWRQIEEQKALALQLQSQRLQERERSVQDLVDLHLRVPLEKEIPVALGPQGPERARPGQPDEEFPEITEEMEKEIKSLFRGGNQDEVLSEAFRLTITRKDIQTLNNLNWLNDEIINFYMNLLMERSKDKDLPAVHAFNTFFFTKLKTAGYQAVKRWTKKVDIFSVDLLLVPIHLGVHWCLAVVDFRKKTITYYDSMGGINSEACRILLQYLKQESLDKKRKEFDTNGWALLSKKSQEIPQQMNGSDCGMFACRYAECISKDKPINFTQQHMPYFRKRMAWEILHRKLL